From a region of the Myxococcota bacterium genome:
- the paaC gene encoding 1,2-phenylacetyl-CoA epoxidase subunit PaaC, translated as MSRELFEYLLRLGDDRLVLGHRLSEWCGHAPILEEDIALANLALDLIGQASQFLALAAELEGAGRDADALAFLRGPTEFRSCLLVEQPNGDFARTIARQVLFDTAGAPLLAALTRSADARLAAIAGAAQNEVRYHVRHARGWWLRLGLGTEESHARLQSALDELWPFTAELVTPDALDRALAASGVGADLAALQPVFTRDLQGLMAQAKLQPPAPLPYPASGGRAGKHGEHLDHLLSEMQSVARAHPGASW; from the coding sequence GTGAGTCGCGAGCTGTTCGAGTACCTGCTGCGCCTGGGCGACGACCGGCTGGTGCTGGGTCACCGGCTGTCGGAGTGGTGCGGCCACGCGCCGATCCTCGAAGAGGACATCGCGCTGGCGAACCTGGCGCTCGACCTGATCGGCCAGGCGAGTCAGTTCCTCGCGCTGGCGGCCGAGCTCGAGGGCGCCGGCCGCGACGCCGACGCGCTCGCGTTCCTGCGCGGACCGACCGAGTTCCGGAGCTGTCTGCTCGTGGAGCAGCCCAACGGCGACTTCGCGCGCACGATCGCTCGCCAGGTGCTGTTCGACACGGCCGGCGCGCCGCTGCTCGCCGCGCTCACGCGCTCCGCCGACGCGCGGCTGGCCGCCATCGCCGGCGCCGCGCAGAACGAGGTGCGCTACCACGTGCGCCACGCGCGCGGCTGGTGGCTCCGGCTCGGCCTGGGGACCGAGGAGAGTCACGCGCGCCTCCAGAGCGCGCTCGACGAGCTGTGGCCGTTCACCGCCGAGCTGGTGACTCCCGATGCGCTCGACCGCGCGCTCGCCGCCTCGGGCGTCGGGGCCGATCTCGCGGCGCTCCAGCCGGTCTTCACGCGCGACCTGCAGGGCCTGATGGCCCAGGCCAAGCTTCAGCCGCCCGCGCCCCTGCCCTATCCCGCCAGCGGCGGCCGGGCAGGCAAACACGGCGAGCATCTCGACCACCTGTTGTCGGAGATGCAGTCGGTGGCGCGCGCGCACCCGGGAGCAAGCTGGTGA